A genomic region of Zea mays cultivar B73 chromosome 6, Zm-B73-REFERENCE-NAM-5.0, whole genome shotgun sequence contains the following coding sequences:
- the LOC100282502 gene encoding fiber protein Fb2 isoform X1, whose translation MDAADVWGRSSSSSSSSAAAARRLQARYDLYMGIDDADAGLDEVTEPRGGAESYNCPFCGEDFDFVGLCCHIDDEHAVEAKSGACPICATRVGMDLIGHLTMQHGSYFKMQRRRRVRKVSSGSHSLLSLLRKDLRNGSLQSFLGGSSYVSNPPAAAPDPFVSSLICTLPVAEPSKDLHSDSSDNNFLLNKFPDEKPVERYVTSSLSFLLPHSSPSLPRYHWIWAEPSLSEKDQKERVQRSKFVRGLVLSTIFDDDNL comes from the exons ATGGACGCCGCTGACGTGTGGGGCCGCTCATCGTCCTCGTCTTCTTCGTCCGCCGCCGCCGCGAGGCGCCTGCAGGCGCGCTACG ATCTGTACATGGGGATCGACGACGCGGACGCCGGCTTGGACGAGGTGACGGAGCCGCGCGGCggggcggagtcctacaactgccCCTTCTGCGGCGAGGACTTCGACTTTGTCGGCCTCTGCTGTCACATCGACGACGAGCATGCCGTTGAGGCTAAGAGCGGG GCATGCCCCATCTGTGCTACAAGGGTCGGAATGGACTTGATAGGACATTTGACTATGCAACATGGAAGTTATTTCAAG ATGCAACGCAGGCGCAGAGTCCGAAAAGTATCTTCTGGGTCCCATTCTTTATTATCTTTGTTGAGAAAGGACTTGAGAAATGGCAGTTTGCAGTCATTTCTCGGTGGATCATCCTATGTATCCAATCCTCCTGCTGCAGCACCAGATCCATTTGTGTCATCTTTAATTTGTACTTTGCCTGTGGCTGAACCATCCAAAGATTTACATTCCGACTCATCTGACAATAACTTTTTGCTAAATAAATTCCCAGATGAAAAGCCTGTAGAGAGGTACGTCACCTCAAGCTTGTCCTTTCTGCTGCCTCACTCATCTCCCTCTTTGCCACGATACCATTGGATCTG GGCTGAACCATCATTGTCGGAGAAAGATCAGAAGGAAAGGGTTCAAAGGAGCAAATTCGTCCGAGGGCTTGTGCTCTCGACAATATTTGATGATGATAACTTGTAA
- the LOC100282502 gene encoding fiber protein Fb2 isoform X2 codes for MPLRLRAGPADAVKQDSSPLHPLSEACPICATRVGMDLIGHLTMQHGSYFKMQRRRRVRKVSSGSHSLLSLLRKDLRNGSLQSFLGGSSYVSNPPAAAPDPFVSSLICTLPVAEPSKDLHSDSSDNNFLLNKFPDEKPVERYVTSSLSFLLPHSSPSLPRYHWIWAEPSLSEKDQKERVQRSKFVRGLVLSTIFDDDNL; via the exons ATGCCGTTGAGGCTAAGAGCGGG ACCTGCGGATGCTGTGAAGCAGGATTCTTCTCCCCTCCACCCCTTGTCTGAG GCATGCCCCATCTGTGCTACAAGGGTCGGAATGGACTTGATAGGACATTTGACTATGCAACATGGAAGTTATTTCAAG ATGCAACGCAGGCGCAGAGTCCGAAAAGTATCTTCTGGGTCCCATTCTTTATTATCTTTGTTGAGAAAGGACTTGAGAAATGGCAGTTTGCAGTCATTTCTCGGTGGATCATCCTATGTATCCAATCCTCCTGCTGCAGCACCAGATCCATTTGTGTCATCTTTAATTTGTACTTTGCCTGTGGCTGAACCATCCAAAGATTTACATTCCGACTCATCTGACAATAACTTTTTGCTAAATAAATTCCCAGATGAAAAGCCTGTAGAGAGGTACGTCACCTCAAGCTTGTCCTTTCTGCTGCCTCACTCATCTCCCTCTTTGCCACGATACCATTGGATCTG GGCTGAACCATCATTGTCGGAGAAAGATCAGAAGGAAAGGGTTCAAAGGAGCAAATTCGTCCGAGGGCTTGTGCTCTCGACAATATTTGATGATGATAACTTGTAA
- the LOC100282502 gene encoding fiber protein Fb2, with protein MDAADVWGRSSSSSSSSAAAARRLQARYDLYMGIDDADAGLDEVTEPRGGAESYNCPFCGEDFDFVGLCCHIDDEHAVEAKSGACPICATRVGMDLIGHLTMQHGSYFKMQRRRRVRKVSSGSHSLLSLLRKDLRNGSLQSFLGGSSYVSNPPAAAPDPFVSSLICTLPVAEPSKDLHSDSSDNNFLLNKFPDEKPVERAEPSLSEKDQKERVQRSKFVRGLVLSTIFDDDNL; from the exons ATGGACGCCGCTGACGTGTGGGGCCGCTCATCGTCCTCGTCTTCTTCGTCCGCCGCCGCCGCGAGGCGCCTGCAGGCGCGCTACG ATCTGTACATGGGGATCGACGACGCGGACGCCGGCTTGGACGAGGTGACGGAGCCGCGCGGCggggcggagtcctacaactgccCCTTCTGCGGCGAGGACTTCGACTTTGTCGGCCTCTGCTGTCACATCGACGACGAGCATGCCGTTGAGGCTAAGAGCGGG GCATGCCCCATCTGTGCTACAAGGGTCGGAATGGACTTGATAGGACATTTGACTATGCAACATGGAAGTTATTTCAAG ATGCAACGCAGGCGCAGAGTCCGAAAAGTATCTTCTGGGTCCCATTCTTTATTATCTTTGTTGAGAAAGGACTTGAGAAATGGCAGTTTGCAGTCATTTCTCGGTGGATCATCCTATGTATCCAATCCTCCTGCTGCAGCACCAGATCCATTTGTGTCATCTTTAATTTGTACTTTGCCTGTGGCTGAACCATCCAAAGATTTACATTCCGACTCATCTGACAATAACTTTTTGCTAAATAAATTCCCAGATGAAAAGCCTGTAGAGAG GGCTGAACCATCATTGTCGGAGAAAGATCAGAAGGAAAGGGTTCAAAGGAGCAAATTCGTCCGAGGGCTTGTGCTCTCGACAATATTTGATGATGATAACTTGTAA